In Candidatus Poribacteria bacterium, the sequence CAAGCATTTCTGATAACAACAACCGATCTAATTCATGACGCACTGGATCCTCGTCCATCTGGTTGAACGGCAACATCTTTTGATCCTTCAGTTCATTGAAAACACACTCGGCAGTGGTGAGTGCTTCATCAGAGAGTTGACGGACATCCAGCGTGGACATTGATTCCAAGGCCGCTTTTGAACTTCTACCTCGACCTGCTTGTTGCTTCCCACAAATTAACCAATAGCATAATAGACCTAATGTAGAATTGCCCCATAAGGCCCCAACGTAATCATAAATCCGTTTCTCTTTAAAAACAATGTTTGGCATTGAATCAACACCAATAGCCTTTTGTTCTGTAAAAGCCACTAACAAAGAGTGTGAATTGAATCGTAAGTCTATGTTGAAATGGACTCTACTATTACGTTCGAGTATCTCCCGTGCCTTTGTTTCTGCATGCGAACGAATGAACGCGTGGGCATCGGGTAATACAACCATTGACCGCTGCGCCTTGCTATTGAGATGCCACAAGCACGGATATTCAGCAGTATCAGGACATCCGTCTTCAATATCAAACGCGCCACGCTTTCCCGGATCATGGATATCCCGATGGTCTGCCCCAAATTGAGCAACATCTGAGAGAAGACAGATCGGTAAGTCGATAACGGCTTTCTGTCGAGGCAGTTGCAACCGTCCATTCGTGAGTTGATATGCCGATTGAATCGTCGTTATGTCTCTAACGCGGGATATAGGCCATCCTACTGCACCAGAAGTCAAGGGGGCAGAAATGACGAACCCGATAACATCATCACCAATGTGAATAGGGTTGCCTCTATTAATACCATCCTCAAGTTGGTGAACACAGTTGATTCCATAAATAACCTTTGCGATTTCTTGAGCTTCCAGTTCACCATCAGGACAACGTTCAAGGCATACAAAAGTCGCACGCCCAGTGTTCTTTGATTTTCTCTTCGTTGCGATAACGAGACACTCTGCCATATTGGTATCCGCTGAGAATGCACAATTCTGAGTGAGAGCATCAGCAATCGTGATGACAAGAACATCGTGATACTCCTCCGCCCACAATTTTCGGACGTTTTGCCAACTACTTCCCATAATCGCTGTGACAGGTAGCACAAATGCCATTCTACCGTTTCGCTTTAGCATTCTGTCTGCCAAATCGACAAAATCGGGACCCGCTCCAGGATTGTTGCCTCCGAGCCGCCGTCCCTGTGCCCTTCGTGATGCTTGCATTGCCGATGCTTCCTTTTTGTCGGCGAAAATACTCTTAGGTAGATTTGAGTTGCTATCAGCACCACTACGGGTATACGGTGGATTTTGGATAACGATGTCAAATTCGCCATGTCTGAATGCATCCCTAAGGTCAGTCGTTTCAGTCCCTTGTCCAGTAGCGGTTTCTGTTGTATCTAAGGTCAACGGGAGCGTCCCCGCTGGGTCACTGAGCAGATTGAGGGCACCGATAGCGTAAAGTCCATCTGCACGCGGGGTGCCGTAAGGCATCGTGTGGATGCGCGTGCCACCGATACGGACATCCGGATAGGTGCTGGCAATGATAGAAGCGGTCAGATGTGCTGCGTTCGGTAGGATGTCACACCCGACGAGATTATTCTCCATCATGTCCTGATGGATGGCTTCGCCTTTACCGCCCGCCTGCTCGTAAAGCATCAGCAGGCGTTGATAGACACCGTTGAGGAGTGAACCGGTACCGCAGGCGAAATCCGCGATCTTCAGTTTCTTCGGATCGCTTTTGAGTTCCGGTAAGGCAAGGGCACAAAGGAGTGCAGAGGATTCCGGACGAGTATAATTTGCCTTGAGAATTTTCCGATTGTCAATGAGTTTCTGGAATACAATGCCAGCAAGTTCGTGTTCTTGGGCGAGTCCCATTCTCTCTAATTCGCGGGCGGTATCGCGTAGCACACTCAACACTTCGCCAACCAACCTATCATCGGCAGCGAGTGTTTCGACGAGATTGTAGGCGACGTTGAAAATCGGGGCGTAGTTAACCTTTTGGATTTCCCGCCATGCGCGGAGGACTTCGTCTGAATTGAGTTGCCCATAATCAGCAGTGAGTTCACTGAGGGATGGGACGGTTTCCAAATCTGGCTTGCGCGCAAGGGAGCTTTGGAATACCAAGGCGTTGCTGATAATCAGCATTGCCATCTGCGTTGTCTGTTCCCCAGGCTCTTGGACAAGGAGTTCCCCAATCCTCTTACCGATATGTGGTCGGTGTTGAATTGCGCTATTGACGATGACAGCAGCATTATGGATACCTTGTTCCAGCACTTCAGCAGCTCTCTCAATCTTGGTGATAGGGGTTGCACCGATACGGATAGCGGTTGCGATGTCGGCAATGCTGCCGTAGAGCCAGCCTATTTTCGGAAATCTGTGTGGTTCCTCAACATTGAGGAGGGCATACGCGAAATCTTTTGACGCTTCTAAATTCTCGCGGATTTCGTCGCGTGGCATGTTGCGAAATCTGTATGAAAGGCGGATCGCTATTGCACTGGCAATTGTTTCACCTGTCGTCCGGAGGGTTTTGCCTAAGTAATATTCGCGTGCTTGCTTTTCACCAGTTTCATTGGGACCGCGTTTGTTGTCGATTTTCACCTCGACTGCTATTGGATATCGTTCAACTGTACGGATGATTACATCTGGTTTCCTCTGGTTCTCAACGAGTGGTCTCGTGGTTTGCTCGTAGATATTCCATGTCGCGCTCATTGGCATCAGGATTTCGACGAATAGAGTGGTAATGGTATCTTCGCTGTTGGTGGGTTGTTGGTTCATGTGTTTCCTTATACAAGTGACAGAGATACGAAGGTTCCCTTTCACGGACTGATAATTCTAATTATAGCATCAATTTTACTTAACATTATTATAGCATTTTAACAAAGGAATGTCAACTGAATTAGCGGAATTCATGAACATATCACTGCATTAGGATAACTGAATGGAAAACCAGGCCGCTATTACACATGCCATCCCTACACGACTAAAGAATGGAACATTGCTATACTGTAAGCAAAACGGTTCGATTCCGAGTACTTTCTTCCTTCAAAAGATCCTTCATAGTTGTCTATCATGAGCGACATCTACCCAGCAGTTTTCTCTGCCCAACGATAATTTGATTAGAATTCTCCCATTTCGTCATACAACAAGCGTAATCGTTTAATCGCCTCAATCTCGAGTTGTCGAACCCGCTCCCGGGTGACCCCCAAGGCAGGGCTAATTTCGCGAAGGGTCTTGCGTTCTCCATCTTCGAGTCCAAAACGCATCTTTAGTACGTTCTGTTCGCGCTCTGGCAATTCTTTAAGTAAATGAGCAACTAAATCTTCGTTAATCATATCTACGATAGGTCCCTCTTGTTCACTAATTGTAGAACCTTCGATTAAATCACCTATCAAATCACCTAATGTCTCACCGAAACATCCATCACTAAGCGGTACATCCATTGAAATTGCATCAACTTTAGACATTAAAATCTTTTCAACTTGTCTTACCGTCAGATCTAAAGCCTCTGCTATTTCCTCCCAATAGGGTTCACGCTGCAGTTTTTGGCGCAATGTTGCGTAGACAGCATCAAATTTCTCTATTCTTGCGCCAAAATAAGTGGGAAGTCGAATTGAACGAGAGGAATTGTTAAGCGTACGCATAATAGCACTTTTAATCCACCAACTTGCATAAGAACTGAATCTATGTCCCCACCGATAATCAAACTTGCTTGCTGCCTTAATCAACCCGATGTTTCCTTCTTGAACCAAGTCTTCAAGTGGGAAATTGATACCAGAGTACTTACGGGCGATAGAAATAACGAGTCGTAAGTTCGCTTGTACAAGCTGATCTCTTGCTAGTTCCGCGTCTCCTGTATGACCGTACTCTGTTTTACCTGCTTCAATTCGTTTTGCCAACTCAACTTCTTCGTCTCGGTCTAACAATTTGAAGCGACCTACGGTACGAAACCAATTTCTTAATTCATCATAATTCTTTTTATAATTTCCCGAGAACTCCGTTTCACCGCCTAAATAAACTGCTTCTTCCGCTGACTTAGTTGATAGAGCCAGAAGTTCAATGTGTTCTGAAGTTCGCTTCATTATATTATTTTTTTCCATATCTTCTTCTATCTCTAACTGTTTAAGATAACAATTCTCAAACGCCAGATACGCAACCTGAAGTTCGATGTATGCTTCCGCAAAACTTGCATCAATAGCAATAGCATTTTCAAGATTGATAATTGCTTCGTCATATTGATTCCGCTTCAAGGCGGTAATACCTCGATCATAGTAAACGTGCTTTATCTTCTCCAAAAGTGCACAGGCAAATCCATAGTCTGAATCAAACTCGCAATCTGAACTAAACCAATAATCTAAATTGAATCTATAGTTTGAGCTAAACCCTAAAAC encodes:
- a CDS encoding sigma-70 family RNA polymerase sigma factor, translating into MEQNPETGGLDDSTDLDVKLTEVHYNRAFGYLKLGELELATEAAQAALEINQDYSPALSLLDLITQEYFVIGLTSIKENKVNEAIRAFQFAVTIDPSFVDAYYEIGRAYLWQDDLDEAEKTAMIVLERGSESAYDLLNRIKQAYYARGRECLEWNELVSAKVAVDEALRLDSDYKPAHHLLEKIKYAYYNRGLNFLDQNEYDAAISAFEGLLAIDADFTEAYCWIARAHFMQDKLEAAGKAVSEALRLNSDYEPARELLKDVKYAYCDSVINFLEKNQYSTAAISFEDSLAVDTDYVEAKWKSALAYLEQAELEETEKVINEVLGFSSNYRFNLDYWFSSDCEFDSDYGFACALLEKIKHVYYDRGITALKRNQYDEAIINLENAIAIDASFAEAYIELQVAYLAFENCYLKQLEIEEDMEKNNIMKRTSEHIELLALSTKSAEEAVYLGGETEFSGNYKKNYDELRNWFRTVGRFKLLDRDEEVELAKRIEAGKTEYGHTGDAELARDQLVQANLRLVISIARKYSGINFPLEDLVQEGNIGLIKAASKFDYRWGHRFSSYASWWIKSAIMRTLNNSSRSIRLPTYFGARIEKFDAVYATLRQKLQREPYWEEIAEALDLTVRQVEKILMSKVDAISMDVPLSDGCFGETLGDLIGDLIEGSTISEQEGPIVDMINEDLVAHLLKELPEREQNVLKMRFGLEDGERKTLREISPALGVTRERVRQLEIEAIKRLRLLYDEMGEF